The Labilibaculum sp. sequence CAAAATCTTTTGCGGAGGATGAATTGCATTATCAGTTCAGAACCAATCATGCAAGTAAATTGGGCAGCGTATCGCATACAAACGAAGTGAGAAATAATTTTACAGGAGAATATCAATTTGAAACTGGATATTCACCCGATATATATAAGATTGAAGCACCCGATGCGATTGAACCTAAAGGGGAAGATGCAAAAGTTCTTCTTCGTTATTCAGGAAATAATAAAAGTGCCGGTGTAGTGTATGATGGAAACTATCAATCTGTAATTTTAGGATTTCCATTTGAGACGCTCGAAACAAAAGAGTATAGAAACGAATTGATGAAACAGATGTTTCAATTTTTTAATCAGTAAGAAAATAATAAAAACACAATAATTACTATGAATGAAAAGGTGACATGTTTTATTCCTTTTGGAACAAAGGAAGAGACCGAAATAACAATCAATGAGCTGATAAAATCAGATTTGACAGCTGCGATTTATGTGGTAGGCGGAGATGCAGAACTAGATGCTGAAGGTGTTACTGTTTTAACATCGGAAACCTTATCGCACGGAAAAACGATTCATGCAATTGCTGAGAAAACAGATTCTGAATATGTTTTCATCTATACAAAAACAAGTGCCTTAACTTTGGGTCAATTGGCTTTGGATCGGTTTATGAAAGTAGCCAAGGATACAAATAGTGGTTTGGTGTATTCAAATTATCGTGCCATTAAAGATGGTGTGGTTGAAAATTGTCCGGTAATCGATTATCAGGAAGGAAGTTTGAGAGATGATTTTAATTTTGGATCGGTTCTTTTTTACGATGCGAAAGTGTTAAAAGAAGCCGTGAAAGATGTTGATACTTCTTTTCGTCATGCAGGATTGTATGAATTGCGTTTGGCAATGGCTGCCCGTTCCGAATTCATGAGAATTCCGGAAGTATTGTACACCGAAGAAGAAATGGATACAAGAAAATCGGGAGAGAAAATTTTCGATTACGTTGATCCTAAGAATCGTGCCGTACAAATTGAAATGGAAATTGCCTGCACCGAGCATCTGAAGAGAATCGGAGCTTTTTTAGCGCCAAAATTTGACGATGTTGCCTTTGATGAAGGTAATTTTAAAGTGGAAGCTTCTGTTGTGATTCCGGTTCGTGATCGTGTAAAAACCATCGAGGATGCGATTAAATCGGTATTGGCTCAAAAGGCGGATGTGGATTTCAATTTGATTGTTGTTGACAATTATTCTACAGATGGAACGACTGAAATTATTCAGAAATATGCTGCAGTGGACAATCGGATCATTCACATTATTCCGGAACGAAAAGATTTGGGAATCGGCGGTTGCTGGAATGAGGCAGTAGCTCACGAGTATTGCGGTAAATTTGCCATTCAGTTGGATAGTGATGACTTGTATGCCGATGAAACCACTGTGCAGAAAGTTGTAGATGCATTTTACAGTCAAAACTGTGCTATGGTCGTAGGAACTTATCAGATGGTAAATTTTGCATTGGAAGAAATTCCTCCGGGAATTATTGATCACAAAGAGTGGACTCCGGAAAATGGAAGAAACAATGCGCTTCGTATTAATGGATTGGGAGCTCCCCGTGCATTCTATACTCCGGTATTGCGAAGGAATCCAATTCCAAATGTAAATTACGGTGAGGATTATGCTTTAGGATTAGCAATTTCGCGTAATTATCAGATTGGTAGAATTTACGATCCAATTTATTTGTGTCGTCGGTGGGATGATAATTCGGATGCATCTTTGGATATTGAAAAAATGAATACTCACAATACGTACAAGGATCGTATTCGTACCATCGAATTGAAGGCTAGAAAACTGTTGTGTAAAAAATACATGATTTAGACTCTGTGTAACTAGTGATCTCTGTGGTAAAAAAAGTCTAACCACTGAGAGCACAGAGTTACACAGAGAAAAAAAAGGAATACAGGGGTGATTTGCAAAATGTTAATTTGGTGTAATTTGATCGTGCCAATAGTTTGTTAAATCTTTGTAAATACCTACGATTTAGACTCTGTGAACCTCAGTGTTCTCCGTGGTAAAAAAATAGTTTAATCACAAAAAGCAGGGAGATTCACAGAGAAAAAAAGGAATACAGGTATTATTTTAGTGAGAAACCTGATAAAAAATAAGAAGTATGAAGCAATTTTTTCAAATTTTAGTGGTATTGCTTATTTTTCTAAGCTCTTGTCAAGGAAAAAAAATCCAACAAGAGGTAAAGGACTCTGTTCAATTAAAAGATTCTGTTGATCAGGAAATCTTTAATTCCATTCGGAAAATAGCAGGATCGATGTCGATTGATTCATTACCATTGGATAATCGGGTAGTTGAAGTGGCAAAAATGTTTATGCAAACAGCCTATGTTGGCGGTACTTTGGATGGGGGAGAGAAAGAACAGTTGGTCGTTAATTTCCGGGAGTTGGATTGTACTACTTATCTGGAGAATGTGGTGGCCTTATCAAAAGTACTATCCAACGATTCGCTTACAACTGATGATTTTCTGAAAGAACTTGAAAATCTGCGTTACCGAAATGGCAAACTGACTGATTATTCTTCGCGTCTGCATTATTTCTCCGATTGGATTTATGAAAATGAAAAGAAGGGAATCGTAAAAAACATTACGTCTGAAATTGGTGGTGAAAAGTATAACAAAACAATCAATTTTATGAGTACGCATGTCGATTCTTATTCTGTTTTAAAAGCCGATTCTTCATTGGCAGAAGAGATCCGGAAGACCGAAAATGAAATCAATAAAAGAGAATTGTTCTATATACCGGAAGCAAAAATACAACAGCTTGAGGATAAAATTCATAATGGAGATTTAATTGCTATTACTACTAAAATAGAAGGACTGGATATATCTCATGTGGGAATTGCTATTCATGTGAATAACCGATTGCATCTGATGCACGCTTCCAGCAAAGCTAAAAAAGTGGTGATTTCAGATATTCCTTTGGCAGAAATGCTCATGCAAAGTAAATATCAATCGGGAATTATGGTGGCCAGGTTGCAGTAAACTATAACCTGACAGAGTCGGAGAC is a genomic window containing:
- a CDS encoding glycosyltransferase family A protein, producing the protein MNEKVTCFIPFGTKEETEITINELIKSDLTAAIYVVGGDAELDAEGVTVLTSETLSHGKTIHAIAEKTDSEYVFIYTKTSALTLGQLALDRFMKVAKDTNSGLVYSNYRAIKDGVVENCPVIDYQEGSLRDDFNFGSVLFYDAKVLKEAVKDVDTSFRHAGLYELRLAMAARSEFMRIPEVLYTEEEMDTRKSGEKIFDYVDPKNRAVQIEMEIACTEHLKRIGAFLAPKFDDVAFDEGNFKVEASVVIPVRDRVKTIEDAIKSVLAQKADVDFNLIVVDNYSTDGTTEIIQKYAAVDNRIIHIIPERKDLGIGGCWNEAVAHEYCGKFAIQLDSDDLYADETTVQKVVDAFYSQNCAMVVGTYQMVNFALEEIPPGIIDHKEWTPENGRNNALRINGLGAPRAFYTPVLRRNPIPNVNYGEDYALGLAISRNYQIGRIYDPIYLCRRWDDNSDASLDIEKMNTHNTYKDRIRTIELKARKLLCKKYMI
- a CDS encoding N-acetylmuramoyl-L-alanine amidase-like domain-containing protein, giving the protein MKQFFQILVVLLIFLSSCQGKKIQQEVKDSVQLKDSVDQEIFNSIRKIAGSMSIDSLPLDNRVVEVAKMFMQTAYVGGTLDGGEKEQLVVNFRELDCTTYLENVVALSKVLSNDSLTTDDFLKELENLRYRNGKLTDYSSRLHYFSDWIYENEKKGIVKNITSEIGGEKYNKTINFMSTHVDSYSVLKADSSLAEEIRKTENEINKRELFYIPEAKIQQLEDKIHNGDLIAITTKIEGLDISHVGIAIHVNNRLHLMHASSKAKKVVISDIPLAEMLMQSKYQSGIMVARLQ